The Acidimicrobiales bacterium genome has a window encoding:
- a CDS encoding cupin domain-containing protein — protein sequence MDHFEYLRNVDWERLRATPATERVTQRLLDPSSGAANCTFAVIRTPPGGASPEGLHVHEVEQLVYVLDGTLSVDVDGRRLSVEPGGLVVLPPQVPHRVANEAHEPSLHIAINAPAPDPRQPRARRVEAGDASEARAR from the coding sequence GTGGACCACTTCGAGTACCTACGGAACGTCGACTGGGAGCGGCTGCGGGCCACGCCTGCAACCGAGCGGGTCACGCAGCGGCTCCTCGACCCAAGCTCGGGCGCGGCGAACTGCACCTTCGCCGTCATCCGCACCCCGCCGGGCGGCGCCTCGCCCGAGGGGCTGCACGTCCACGAGGTCGAGCAGCTCGTCTACGTGCTCGACGGCACCCTCAGCGTCGACGTCGACGGAAGGCGCCTGAGCGTCGAGCCCGGCGGTCTCGTCGTGCTCCCGCCGCAGGTGCCCCACCGAGTCGCGAACGAGGCGCACGAGCCGAGCCTCCACATCGCCATCAACGCACCCGCGCCCGATCCCCGCCAGCCCCGGGCTCGCCGCGTCGAAGCCGGGGACGCCTCGGAGGCTCGCGCCCGGTGA
- a CDS encoding MmgE/PrpD family protein produces MDATTEKLVAYALAAETDLRPAVRIAALQRVVDSVACAIAGYDTAPARVARRLARRVRADLPATVFGDGTPTAPELAAFANTVMVRALDWNDGMLARGGGHPSDMIPAVLAAGEVAHASGREVLAAIVLAYEVLGSLGSATGLRERGWDQGTFIAVASALAIGRLSGLGADDLANAVSLAIVPNVPLRVTRVGHLSMWKGCASAAAVRNALFAVSLASEGMTGPAEPFEGRSGLWDQVTGPFEFQLPVNPGGPSVVELSHLKPYPAESHSQALISLAPAIRAAVDPTDIRAIEVETYWHAFNEIGSDPAKWDPDTRETADHSLPYLLAVALLDGTVTPASFTPERLADPALRDLMAKIEVRENPEFTAQYRPTGREIAGSPRTRITVRGGTGAPFVAEVGFPKGHYRNPMSPGETDAKLEAACAPLVAPARREEIRAAFWSLDSLHDVGDAIRTLSSLAPPTTGDAVGVGDD; encoded by the coding sequence ACCTGCGCCCCGCGGTGCGGATCGCCGCGCTGCAGCGCGTCGTCGATTCGGTGGCCTGCGCGATCGCCGGCTACGACACGGCCCCGGCGCGCGTCGCCCGGCGCCTCGCCCGCCGCGTCCGCGCCGACCTGCCCGCGACGGTGTTCGGCGACGGCACCCCCACGGCGCCCGAGCTCGCTGCGTTCGCCAACACCGTGATGGTGCGCGCCCTCGACTGGAACGACGGGATGCTCGCGCGCGGCGGGGGGCACCCGAGCGACATGATCCCCGCCGTGCTCGCGGCCGGCGAGGTCGCCCACGCCTCGGGGCGGGAGGTCCTCGCCGCCATCGTGCTCGCCTACGAGGTCCTCGGCTCGCTCGGCAGCGCCACCGGGCTGCGAGAGCGGGGGTGGGACCAGGGGACGTTCATCGCGGTGGCGAGCGCCCTCGCGATCGGCAGGCTGTCGGGCCTCGGCGCCGACGACCTCGCCAACGCCGTGTCGCTCGCCATCGTGCCGAACGTCCCGCTGCGAGTCACTCGTGTCGGCCACCTGTCCATGTGGAAGGGGTGCGCGTCGGCTGCCGCCGTGCGCAACGCCCTGTTCGCGGTGTCGCTGGCGAGCGAAGGCATGACCGGTCCCGCCGAGCCGTTCGAGGGCAGGTCGGGTCTGTGGGACCAGGTGACGGGGCCCTTCGAGTTCCAGCTGCCGGTGAACCCGGGTGGTCCGAGCGTGGTCGAGCTCTCGCACCTGAAGCCGTACCCGGCCGAGTCCCACTCCCAGGCGCTCATCTCGCTCGCGCCGGCAATCCGAGCTGCCGTCGACCCCACGGACATCCGCGCCATCGAGGTCGAGACCTACTGGCACGCCTTCAACGAGATCGGCTCGGACCCGGCGAAGTGGGACCCCGACACTCGCGAGACCGCCGACCACAGCCTGCCCTACCTGCTCGCTGTGGCGCTCCTCGACGGCACGGTCACGCCCGCCTCCTTCACCCCCGAGCGCCTCGCCGACCCGGCGCTGCGCGACCTCATGGCGAAGATCGAGGTACGCGAGAACCCGGAGTTCACGGCCCAGTACCGGCCGACCGGCCGCGAGATCGCCGGCTCGCCGCGCACCCGTATCACCGTCCGAGGTGGCACCGGCGCCCCGTTCGTGGCCGAGGTCGGCTTCCCGAAGGGCCACTACCGCAACCCGATGTCGCCCGGGGAGACGGATGCGAAGCTCGAGGCGGCCTGCGCGCCACTCGTGGCTCCCGCGAGACGCGAGGAGATCCGCGCCGCGTTCTGGTCGCTCGATTCGCTGCACGACGTCGGCGACGCGATCAGAACGCTCTCGTCCCTCGCCCCCCCGACGACGGGCGACGCGGTGGGCGTCGGCGACGACTAG
- a CDS encoding SRPBCC domain-containing protein produces MIEVAERIAVPVPPRAVFEVLADVRAVASCIPGASLDPEVLDGAFSGSLAVRFGPMVVTFRGRGTLELEEGELSGRVQAQGRDGRGGTRFHASATFHVLEEPDGAAVTIDSRIDLRGPLASVVEAGAATVAREMTAEFGRALQARLAPEPALAAAVEGPARAARRIPVRLVLEALRATLAALLRRIARPLRRRTPAEEATDGPGAPLERAQR; encoded by the coding sequence GTGATCGAGGTCGCCGAGCGCATCGCCGTCCCGGTCCCGCCGAGGGCCGTCTTCGAGGTGCTCGCCGACGTACGCGCCGTCGCGTCCTGCATCCCGGGCGCATCGCTCGACCCGGAGGTCCTGGACGGCGCCTTCAGCGGCAGCCTCGCGGTGCGCTTCGGGCCGATGGTCGTCACCTTCCGAGGGCGCGGGACCCTCGAGCTCGAGGAAGGGGAGCTCAGCGGGCGCGTCCAGGCGCAGGGACGCGACGGGCGGGGCGGGACGCGCTTCCACGCGAGCGCCACCTTCCACGTGCTCGAGGAGCCCGACGGCGCCGCCGTCACGATCGACAGCAGGATCGACCTTCGCGGTCCGCTCGCCTCGGTCGTCGAGGCCGGCGCCGCCACGGTCGCGCGCGAAATGACCGCGGAGTTCGGTCGCGCCCTGCAGGCGCGCCTCGCCCCCGAACCTGCCCTCGCAGCCGCGGTCGAGGGCCCCGCACGCGCCGCGAGGCGGATCCCCGTGCGCCTCGTCCTCGAGGCGCTGCGCGCGACGCTCGCCGCTCTCCTCCGCAGGATCGCACGCCCCTTGCGCCGGCGCACCCCCGCCGAGGAGGCTACCGACGGCCCTGGCGCGCCGCTCGAGCGCGCGCAGCGCTAG